The stretch of DNA TGTTTACGATGAAATCGTTAGTCGAAAATCATTTATCATCCAAACATTAAAAGAAACTCATGTTTTAACACCCGATTTAGAAGCTAAAATTTTAAAATCATTTGATCTTAATCAACTCGAAGATATCTATTTGCCTTTTAAGAAAAAGAAAAAAACAAAGGCGACCATCGCCAAAGAAAAAGGCTTAGAACCATTGGCAAAAATCATCATGAAACAAAACATGATTAATGATTTAGACCAATTGATTGCCAATTATCTCAATGATGAAGTCACGACCAATGCAGAAGCGTTAGAAGGTGTTAATTCTATTATTGCAGAATGGATCAATGAAAATGAATACGTTCGTCAACGCTTACGCGAAATGTATCGTCGCCAAGCTACAATTCATTCGAAGGGTGTGAAAGCCAAAATGGATGAAGAAAATGCTAAAGTGTATGCCAATTATTTCGATTTTGAGGAACCGTTAAAAAAATGTGCTGCCCATCGTCTTTTGGCTATGCTTCGAGGTGAGCGCGAAGGGTACTTAAAGCTTACCATTGCCATCGATAAGAAAGATGCCTATAAATTCTTGGAATATACGTTAGTAAAATCCTTACAACCTGAAATTTCCTGGATCATTGAAGAAGCGATTAAAGACAGCTACAAACGTTTGTTAGCACCATCTATCGTTACAGAAGTTTTAAAAGAAGCCAAACAAAAAGCCGATCTAAATTCGATAGAAGTCTTCTCAAAAAACTTAAATCAATTGTTACTTGCTCCACCTTTGGGACAGAAAAGAATCTTAGCCATTGATCCGGGGTACAAATCTGGCTGTAAAATTGTTTGTTTAGATGAACAAGGCGATTTATTGCACAATGAAAACATCTATCCACACGCTCCACAAAACGACAAAGCAGGTGCGATAAAAAAATTAAAATCGTTAGTTAATGCTTATCAAATTGAAGCCATATCGATTGGAAATGGAACTGCCTCACGCGAGACCGAAAACTTGGTCCAAAACATTGCATTTGATCGTCCCCTAAAAGTTTTTATTGTGAATGAAGCCGGTGCTTCTGTTTATTCCGCTTCTAAAATTGCACGAGAAGAATTTCCAGACAAAGATGTTACTGTGCGTGGAGCTATTTCTATAGGTCGACGTTTACAAGATCCTTTAGCTGAATTGGTTAAAATTGATCCTAAATCCATTGGAGTTGGTCAATACCAACATGATGTCGATCAAACCTTATTAAAAAATGAATTGGATGAGGTGGTATCTATCTGTGTGAATAAAGTGGGTGTTCATTTGAATACAGCCAGCAAACATTTATTGAATTATGTTTCAGGAATTGGAGAAAAATTAGCCGAAAACATTGTTCAATATCGTTCTGAAAATGGTCCTTTTTCCAGTCGTGAAGAGCTTAAAAAAGTACCTCGATTGGGTGAAAAAGCATACCAACAAGCTTCAGCCTTTCTACGCATTCCAAATGGAAAAAATCCGTTGGATAATTCAGCGGTTCACCCCGAATCCTATGGAATTGTAAAGCAAATGGCGAAGGACCTTCAAGTGGATGTAAAGGACTTAATCCAAAATTCTGAATTAATTCAGCAAATTGACATAGAAAAATATATAACTCCAACCATCGGTTTACTGACATTACACGATATTATAAAAGAATTAGAAAAACCTGGTTTAGATCCACGAGCATCAGCTACAGTATTTAGTTTTGATTCGCGCTTAAAGAAATTTGAAGATTTAAAATTGGGTATGAAGGTCCCTGGAATTGTTAATAACATCACCAATTTTGGTTGTTTTGTAGATATTGGCTTAAAAGAAAATGGACTTGTTCATATTTCTAAAATTTGTCAAGAATTTATTTCTGATGTTTCGACGAAAGTTCATTTGCAACAGCAAGTACAAGTGACAGTAATTGGAATTGATGAGGAAAAACGAAAAATACAACTTTCAATGATTGACTAAATATGAGGTATTGTAGACCATTATCCATTGTTCTTTTATCATATTCTTTTGTAAGTTGGGGACAACAGCCCACCTAAAAAAAATTTGAACCCTTTATTCAGAAAGAAAAATTCGAAACAACTAAAACACTATCTGTTGAGAGTCTAAACTCTTATGTAGAAAAGAAAATAAATCACTTAGCAAATGTTTTAGAGCTGAGTAATACCAGTAATCATCCTGATAATCATTATTATTAGTTGGCCATAAAAAAACAACTGATGAATTCAAGCTTTATGAATTGGGTTTAAGGGTACAAGATAAAACCATAATCGATCATTATTTCGAAGAATTTATGGGTATTATTCATTTAGAAAGTTCTAAAGGAATTCTGTATGATTTTGTGTTTGGAATTAAAATACCATAAAAAAACCACTTCAAAAATGAAGTGGTTTTTTTTATTTTAAAACTTAATTTTCTGACCTGAGTCTGTAATAAAAGCTTTGTTTCTAAAAATAAATAAGGCAAAACCTCCGATTGAAATTGCAGTATCAGCAATATTGAATACGGGTTGAAAGAATTTGTAGTGTTGACCTCCAACAAATGGAATCCATGTAGGCCAATCAAACTCCACTAATGGAAAATATAACATATCCACAACACAACCAGTTAACCATCCGGAATAACCCGAGAAATCAGCTGCTGCGACGCCTGGATACCCTACCCAACCGCCAAACATTGTATCCCACGTTGTTCCTTTATCAAAAAGAACCCCATAAAAGATACAGTCGATAACATTTCCTATTGCTCCTGCAAGAACTAAACCTACGGGAATGATAAAGTAGTTATTCGAAATACGTTTCGACCATTCGTAGATATAATAAATAATACCTCCAATAAGTATAATTCGTAGTACAGTTAAAATAATTTTTCCTGTTACCCCACCAAACTCCATTCCGTATGCCATTCCAGGATTTTCTACAAAGGCGATTTTGAACCAGCTAAACACTTCGACATCCTCGCCTAAGAAGAAATTAGTTTTGACATATATTTTTGATACTTGGTCTATGAATAGAACCAATAAAGTAATCCAAAATATTTTTTTCAAAAAATTATATTTTAACGTTGTAAATTCTTCGCCTCGATACTTAAAGTAGCGTGAGGAACTAATTTTAATCGCTCGGGATTAATTAATTTTCCTGTCACACGACAAATACCATACGTTTTATTTTCGATGCGAATTAATGCATTTTTTAAATCTCTGATGAATTTCTCTTGGCGCGATGCTAATTGTGCATTTTGCTCTTTACTCATCGTTTCAGAACCTTCTTCAAAGGCTTTGAATGTTGGAGACGTGTCGTCAGTTCCATTGGAACTGTCATTCATGTAAGCCTCTTTCAAAAGTTCATAATCACGAATCGCTTGATCCAACTTCTCTTGAATTAAAACTCTAAATTCCTCTAATTCCTTATCAGAATATCTTACTCTTTCGTCTGTATTCATAAGCGTTACATTTTTTGTATCGCAATCACTGTTTCGATTCCATTGATTTCTACTTCTACTCCATTATCAATAGCATCTACTAATTCTAATGCTACAGTTAATGTTTCTGAAGTGATATACTCTTGGTTTCCTTCCACAGCTTTTACGATTGGTTCATCATTTTTTAGTAATAGTTTGATTTTGTCAGTTACTTCTAATCCAGTCTCTTTACGTAAATTTTGTACACGATTGACTAATTCACGCGCAATCCCTTCATTGATTAATTCATCCGTTAACTGTAAATCTAAAGCCACAGTCAAAGTAGCATTAGAAGCTACAGTCCAACCAGGAATATCTTTTGTTGAAATTTCGAAATCTTCTACTTCTAAAGTATAAGTTTTATTGTCGATTACCAAATCAATTTTCCCTTCAGCTTCTAATTTAACAATTTCATCATTCGATAATTGTGCTGTAGCAGCAGAGATTGCCTTCATTTCTTTACCAAATTTTGGTCCTAAAGTTTTGAAGTTAGGCTTAATTGATTTTACCAATAAATTCGAAGCTTCTTCGTTTGTTAAAAGCTGAATTTCTTTTACATTAACCTCCTGTTTTAATAACTCTGTAACAGATTCTAACTTTTGTTTCATCGAATCATTTAATACAGGTATAATAACTTTTTGTAAAGGTTGACGTACTTTATTATCACTTAACTTACGTAAGGATAAAATCATACTTGTAGCCGTTTGCGCTAAGTGTGTTTGTTCCTCTAAATCGGCTTTAATTAACGATTCATCCACTTTAGGGAATAAGGCTAAATGAACAGATTCTGCAGTATTTTTACCTGTTGCATTGTTTAAGTCTTTGTATAAACGATCCATGAAGAATGGTGCGATTGGAGATCCTAAAATTGCTACAGTTTCTAATACAGTATATAATGTTTGATAAGCAGAGATTTTATCTTTTGAGTACTCTCCTTTCCAGAAACGTCTTCTTGATAAACGGATGTGCCAGTTCGATAAGTTATCGATTACGAATTCTTGAATTGCACGAGCCGCTTTTGTTGGTTCGTATTCGGCTAAATAGGTATCAACTTTCTTCGTTAATGTATTTAATTCCGATAAAATCCATTGGTCTAATTCCGCGCGTTCTTCTACTGGGATTTCTTCTTCCGCATACGTAAATCCATCCACGTTGGCATATAGAGCAAAGAATGAATACGTGTTGTATAAAGTACCGAATAATTTACGACGTACCTCATCTACTCCTGCTAAATCGAATTTTAAGTTTTCCCATGGTTGAGCATTTGCAATCATATACCAACGTGTCGCATCAGGACCATAAGTTGCTAAAGTTTCGAATGGATCAACTGCGTTACCTAAACGTTTAGACATTTTTTGTCCGTTTTTATCTAATACTAAACCATTAGAAACAACGTTTTTATAAGCTTTTGAATCAAAAACTAAAGTTCCGATAGCGTGTAATGTATAGAACCAACCACGAGTTTGGTCAACACCTTCTGCGATGAAATCAGCTGGGTACATTGTACCATTATCGATTAATTCTTTGTTCTCGAATGGATAGTGAACTTGTGCATAAGGCATTGCTCCTGAATCGAACCATACGTCGATTAAGTCCGACTCACGTTTCATTGGCTTACCTGAAGCAGAAACTAATGTGATTTCATCCACTACATTTTTGTGTAAGTCAATTAAATCGTAGTTTTCTTCAGACATATCCCCCACTTTGAAACCATCAAATGGATTCGAAGTCATGAAACCTGCAGCAATTGCTTTTTCAATTTCAGCGATTAATTCTTCAACAGAACCAACAACCGTTACTTCGTCCCCTTCGTCTGTTCTCCAAATTGGTAATGGAATTCCCCAATAACGAGAACGTGATAAGTTCCAATCGTTCGCATTTTCTAACCAGTTTCCGAAACGTCCTTCTCCAGTAGCTTTTGGTTTCCAGTTAATTTCTTTGTTCAATTCAACCATACGGTCTTTTACCGCAGTAACTTTAATGAACCAAGAATCTAATGGGTAATATAAAATTGGTTTATCAGTTCTCCAACAGTGTGGGTAACTGTGTTTGTATTTCTCTACTTTGAACGCTTGATTACGCTCTTTTAATAAAATCGCGATTTCTACGTCTACCGATTTCTCAGGTGCTTGTCCTTCGTCGTAGTATTCGTTTTTCACATATTTCCCTCCGAAACCTTCACCTAAAGATTCAACGAAACGACCTTGTAAATCCACTAATGGAACTGCATTTCCGTTCGTATCTAAAACCAACATAGCAGGAACACCAGCATCTTTTGCAACTTTCGCATCATCTGCACCAAAAGTTGGAGCCGTATGAACGATACCCGTACCATCTTCTGTCGTTACGAAATCACCCGGAATCACTTGGAATGCTTGATCTGCATCTTCAAATGGTAAAGCCCATGGTAATAATTGTTCGTAGCGTGCCCCCACTAAATCAGCTCCTTTGTATTCTGCTAAAATTCGGTAAGGAATTGTTTTGTTTCCTGCCGCATAAATCGTGAAATCTTCTTCCGTTTCTGCTAAGAAATAAGGTTTACCAAATTGTTTTCCTACCAATGGTTTTGCTAAAATTACTTTAATTGGCTCGAAAGTATATTGATTGAACGTTTCTACTAAAACATAGTCGATTTTTGGTCCAACTGTTAATGCTGTATTTGATGGTAAAGTCCAAGGTGTCGTTGTCCAAGCTAAGAAATAAACATCACCTTCTACATCTTTTAATAAAGCTGAAGATTCTTTCTTTGCTTTGAATTGTGCGACAATTGTTGTGTCTGTAACATCTTGATAAGTCCCAGGTTGATTCAACTCGTGAGAAGATAAACCTGTCCCTGCTTTTGGAGAATACGGTTGGATAGTATATCCTTTGTATAATAAATCTTTGTTATAGATTTGTTTTAACAACCACCATACCGATTCCATGTATTTGGGCTTGTATGTGATATATGGATCATTCATATCCACCCAATATCCCATTTTCTCCGTTAAGTCGTTCCACAAATCTGTGTAACGCATAACCGTGTTTTTACAAGCTTCGTTATATTCTGTTACCGAAATTTTACTTCCGATATCTTCTTTTGTAATTCCTAATTCTTTCTCAGTACCTAATTCAACTGGTAAACCGTGTGTATCCCAACCTGCTTTACGGAAAACTTGTTTTCCTTTTAAGGTTTGGTAACGACAAAATATATCTTTGATCGAACGTGCTAATACGTGGTGAATTCCTGGCTTTCCGTTTGCTGAAGGTGGTCCTTCATAGAAAACGTACGAATCATTCCCTTCACGAGACGTAATACTTTTCTCAAAAACATTATTTTCTTTCCAATCTTGTAAAGTATCCTGTGCGACTTGTACTAAGTCTAAGTGTTTATATTCTTTGAATTTATTTGCCATGAATTCTGAGTTTATTTCTTTCTAAATCAAGGTTTGCGAATATAAGTAAAAATGCTAAAATATTGTAATATTTAGCCCACTTATAAAGATTTCCTTAACATATTTTGAATTTAAAGAATAAATCGTTGAAAATGGAGAAAATCTTTAATGAATTGTAAAATAATTTACCAATTTTGTAGAGACCAATTAGTAACGACTTTATAGTGAACGCTCATGAAAATAATAGTATATATCACTTGTTTATTGCTATGCACTTTACAATTTATTAGTTGCAGTAAAGGGAAAAATTATGTTGAGATTATTCCTTCTGATGCTGATTTTGTGATTCAATTAAACCCAAAAACCATTGCTGAAAAAGGGAATTTTAAGGAATTGGAAAAATATCAAATGGCTCAATTTCTGACAAGGGAAGTGAAAAACCAAGACCCTGCATTAGCAAAGTTGTTTGATCAAATCAGACAATCTCCAACCTCATTTGGATTAGACATCATATCTCCCCTCTATATTTTTGGAACCCAGTTTCAAAACAAAGTCATTGTAACCTTATCGGTAAACATGGATAATAAAAGTGATTTTGAAGAACAATTGAAAATCATTTATCAAGGCGTCTACAAAAAAGAGATCTCCTTTAAATCTGAACATGGATATACCACTATTGATGGAATAAAGAAACCATTTATGATGTGGGATAAACATAAATTCTTATTTGTTGCTGGGGAATACGGCACTAATGATAAAACCTTAAATGAATATTTCACGAAGCTGAATGCAGCCCAAATCCCTTTGCAAGAAAACAACAGCTTTAAAGATTTTCTGAAGAATTCACAAGACATTAATCTTTGGTGTACAGGTAATTTTGTGAAGTATTTTAACCGAGAAATTCAAACGGCGCAAACCAACTTGGATTTAAGTAAAAGTTCATGGGTGACCTATCTTTCTTTCAATAATGGGAATATTAGTTTTACCCATAAATTTCATCCTGATGTGGATTCGAAAGTGAAATTAGAAAAACGTCCCATGTGGAAAAACCGAATCAATACGGAATTCTATAAATATTTCCCTGCTGAAAGCTTTATGAACGTTTCATTTGGTTTATATCCCAACAATTTAAGAACCCTAACGTATCACAATGACTTTATAAATGATTTAATTGAAACATATCAAATTGATTTGGACCTTTTAAAACAATCATTCGATGGAGACTTATTATACAGTGTTTTTGATTTTGAAGCTGCTCAATCTTATTCCATCAATGATTATTTTAATCAAAAAGAAACTTTTCATCAGACTGTGATTATTCCTCAATTTATCATAGCAGGTAAAATGAAAAATCACTTATTCTATGATCATTTGATTGACAAATTAGGAAAGAATTTGATTCAGAGTGGAAATCATTATCAACTAAAAATAAGTGGGAACCATGGCGTGTATATGACCTTAAAAAATGATATTTTATTTATTACAAACAATTTGATTCAACTCAATAATTTTTCCTTGAATCGCGTCGCTAAAAATAACTTTGTCACTTCACCTTACTCGAATAATGCCAACAATCCGATGTTTGGTTATATGAACCTCAACTTAGAAGATTATACGCCTGAAGTTCAACACTATTTTCTAAAAAAAATACCGATCAGTCATTATCCATCGGTACAATTGGCTTTACAAAATTTAAAGGAAGTTAATTTTAAAACGACTGATGAGTACACTAAAATCGGATCGATTATTTTAAAGAAACAGAGTCCAAATGCTTTGGAGTTTGTCCTTCATTTCTTAGACGATTTTTATCAAGAATTTACCAATACTAATTCATACAGTCGTGAATCAAATTAAATTAAATCATATCATTCCGCATCCCATTAAAGAATTTGGCTTTGACCAATCCATGGTGTGGAATAATGATATTGTATTCGAAAAAGGAAACTATTATCAAATTGTAGCCCCTTCTGGAGTGGGAAAATCAACATTAATCAATATCATTTATGGAGATCGTACAGACTATGTTGGAGAATTAATGTTTGATGATACATCAGCCAAGGGATTAAAACAAAAAGATTGGAATGAAATTCGAAAAACTAAGCTTTCTTACGTCTTTCAAGGGTTACATCTGTTTGAAGAATTAACGCTTTTAGAAAATATTCAATTGAAAAATGGATTAACCAAACATGCGACTGAACATCAAATTAAGGTATGGATAGAAGCGGTGGGATTAGAAAAGCATTTGCACCAAAAGGCAGTACATTTGTCTTATGGCCAACGGCAACGTATCGCTGT from Faecalibacter sp. LW9 encodes:
- a CDS encoding ATP-binding cassette domain-containing protein; protein product: MNQIKLNHIIPHPIKEFGFDQSMVWNNDIVFEKGNYYQIVAPSGVGKSTLINIIYGDRTDYVGELMFDDTSAKGLKQKDWNEIRKTKLSYVFQGLHLFEELTLLENIQLKNGLTKHATEHQIKVWIEAVGLEKHLHQKAVHLSYGQRQRIAVIRAFCQPFDFMLLDEPFSHLDVINQNLLMDLIEIEAKKKNAGIIFTSLQPIKDQRIHHVVQL
- a CDS encoding DUF4836 family protein, with the protein product MKIIVYITCLLLCTLQFISCSKGKNYVEIIPSDADFVIQLNPKTIAEKGNFKELEKYQMAQFLTREVKNQDPALAKLFDQIRQSPTSFGLDIISPLYIFGTQFQNKVIVTLSVNMDNKSDFEEQLKIIYQGVYKKEISFKSEHGYTTIDGIKKPFMMWDKHKFLFVAGEYGTNDKTLNEYFTKLNAAQIPLQENNSFKDFLKNSQDINLWCTGNFVKYFNREIQTAQTNLDLSKSSWVTYLSFNNGNISFTHKFHPDVDSKVKLEKRPMWKNRINTEFYKYFPAESFMNVSFGLYPNNLRTLTYHNDFINDLIETYQIDLDLLKQSFDGDLLYSVFDFEAAQSYSINDYFNQKETFHQTVIIPQFIIAGKMKNHLFYDHLIDKLGKNLIQSGNHYQLKISGNHGVYMTLKNDILFITNNLIQLNNFSLNRVAKNNFVTSPYSNNANNPMFGYMNLNLEDYTPEVQHYFLKKIPISHYPSVQLALQNLKEVNFKTTDEYTKIGSIILKKQSPNALEFVLHFLDDFYQEFTNTNSYSRESN
- a CDS encoding TraR/DksA family transcriptional regulator, with the translated sequence MNTDERVRYSDKELEEFRVLIQEKLDQAIRDYELLKEAYMNDSSNGTDDTSPTFKAFEEGSETMSKEQNAQLASRQEKFIRDLKNALIRIENKTYGICRVTGKLINPERLKLVPHATLSIEAKNLQR
- a CDS encoding Tex family protein — encoded protein: MELTTFIQKSLPNLSEKSILNTIKCLNDDFTIPFIARYRKEMTGNLDEVEISAIKKLKNVYDEIVSRKSFIIQTLKETHVLTPDLEAKILKSFDLNQLEDIYLPFKKKKKTKATIAKEKGLEPLAKIIMKQNMINDLDQLIANYLNDEVTTNAEALEGVNSIIAEWINENEYVRQRLREMYRRQATIHSKGVKAKMDEENAKVYANYFDFEEPLKKCAAHRLLAMLRGEREGYLKLTIAIDKKDAYKFLEYTLVKSLQPEISWIIEEAIKDSYKRLLAPSIVTEVLKEAKQKADLNSIEVFSKNLNQLLLAPPLGQKRILAIDPGYKSGCKIVCLDEQGDLLHNENIYPHAPQNDKAGAIKKLKSLVNAYQIEAISIGNGTASRETENLVQNIAFDRPLKVFIVNEAGASVYSASKIAREEFPDKDVTVRGAISIGRRLQDPLAELVKIDPKSIGVGQYQHDVDQTLLKNELDEVVSICVNKVGVHLNTASKHLLNYVSGIGEKLAENIVQYRSENGPFSSREELKKVPRLGEKAYQQASAFLRIPNGKNPLDNSAVHPESYGIVKQMAKDLQVDVKDLIQNSELIQQIDIEKYITPTIGLLTLHDIIKELEKPGLDPRASATVFSFDSRLKKFEDLKLGMKVPGIVNNITNFGCFVDIGLKENGLVHISKICQEFISDVSTKVHLQQQVQVTVIGIDEEKRKIQLSMID
- a CDS encoding lipoprotein signal peptidase; translation: MKKIFWITLLVLFIDQVSKIYVKTNFFLGEDVEVFSWFKIAFVENPGMAYGMEFGGVTGKIILTVLRIILIGGIIYYIYEWSKRISNNYFIIPVGLVLAGAIGNVIDCIFYGVLFDKGTTWDTMFGGWVGYPGVAAADFSGYSGWLTGCVVDMLYFPLVEFDWPTWIPFVGGQHYKFFQPVFNIADTAISIGGFALFIFRNKAFITDSGQKIKF
- the ileS gene encoding isoleucine--tRNA ligase, coding for MANKFKEYKHLDLVQVAQDTLQDWKENNVFEKSITSREGNDSYVFYEGPPSANGKPGIHHVLARSIKDIFCRYQTLKGKQVFRKAGWDTHGLPVELGTEKELGITKEDIGSKISVTEYNEACKNTVMRYTDLWNDLTEKMGYWVDMNDPYITYKPKYMESVWWLLKQIYNKDLLYKGYTIQPYSPKAGTGLSSHELNQPGTYQDVTDTTIVAQFKAKKESSALLKDVEGDVYFLAWTTTPWTLPSNTALTVGPKIDYVLVETFNQYTFEPIKVILAKPLVGKQFGKPYFLAETEEDFTIYAAGNKTIPYRILAEYKGADLVGARYEQLLPWALPFEDADQAFQVIPGDFVTTEDGTGIVHTAPTFGADDAKVAKDAGVPAMLVLDTNGNAVPLVDLQGRFVESLGEGFGGKYVKNEYYDEGQAPEKSVDVEIAILLKERNQAFKVEKYKHSYPHCWRTDKPILYYPLDSWFIKVTAVKDRMVELNKEINWKPKATGEGRFGNWLENANDWNLSRSRYWGIPLPIWRTDEGDEVTVVGSVEELIAEIEKAIAAGFMTSNPFDGFKVGDMSEENYDLIDLHKNVVDEITLVSASGKPMKRESDLIDVWFDSGAMPYAQVHYPFENKELIDNGTMYPADFIAEGVDQTRGWFYTLHAIGTLVFDSKAYKNVVSNGLVLDKNGQKMSKRLGNAVDPFETLATYGPDATRWYMIANAQPWENLKFDLAGVDEVRRKLFGTLYNTYSFFALYANVDGFTYAEEEIPVEERAELDQWILSELNTLTKKVDTYLAEYEPTKAARAIQEFVIDNLSNWHIRLSRRRFWKGEYSKDKISAYQTLYTVLETVAILGSPIAPFFMDRLYKDLNNATGKNTAESVHLALFPKVDESLIKADLEEQTHLAQTATSMILSLRKLSDNKVRQPLQKVIIPVLNDSMKQKLESVTELLKQEVNVKEIQLLTNEEASNLLVKSIKPNFKTLGPKFGKEMKAISAATAQLSNDEIVKLEAEGKIDLVIDNKTYTLEVEDFEISTKDIPGWTVASNATLTVALDLQLTDELINEGIARELVNRVQNLRKETGLEVTDKIKLLLKNDEPIVKAVEGNQEYITSETLTVALELVDAIDNGVEVEINGIETVIAIQKM